In the genome of Neovison vison isolate M4711 chromosome 4, ASM_NN_V1, whole genome shotgun sequence, the window TCCCCAGGAAGCCCGACAGTTCCACCCTCCAGGGGTTAGACACCGTGGCTGCACACCCAATCCACTTGGCTTGTTTGGGTACAGCCTCTGAACTGAGAagggtttttacatttttaaaggaatgcGGAaacaagaaggaggaaaagaaaagaatatgcagGAGAGACCCTATGTGGCTCGCAAAGCCTGCGAATCTGTTATCTGGTCCTTTATGAAAATGTCTGCAGCAGCCGCGGCTCTAGGCCCTCTCTCGAGAAAGCTTGGAGGGAGGCACCGACCTTCTGGATCATGATGGTGAACGGGCCCAACATCTGGAATCCTCGGGCGAAGTACATGACATTGCACCAGCCCAGCACCAGCGCGAAGGACATGGGCACCACCTCCCCGTTGGCGTTCATGAGCCGCATGACCATGGTTACCAGCACCATGCAGGCATAGGTGATgctgggggggtggaggggacagaggggagTGTGAGAGGAGGCTGGGATTATCCTGGGACACAAGAGCAAGAGTGGCTGAGGGAGGCAAAACCCACACACTCAGATTTGGCCTTTGCAAGTTCAATACACAGGGCCACACTCATCACTGGAGAAGGCTTCTCAGTTTTCTCCAGGGATTGTCCAGGGGTCAGGATCCAGGGagtgagggaagggcagagaaagggggagagaagggagactcACATGAGGACGTGAAACGGCCCCCCAAGGATCGTCTGTCCAAAGAAGCGAGTGACCCCCACCCTGAAGATGTCTGGAATCTGGAGAGGGGCCAGGAAGACACAAAGGCACTTGTAGCCTGGGGCTCAGACCGGATCCCTGGGAAAGCAGCCTCCTCCTAGATCCTGCCCACGCCTGACCTCTGCGAGCAGAATGATCACAGCTCCAATGACGGTCACCAGCTCCCCCACCAGGCGGATGTCATCCTCCGGGGTCACGTAGGCCTCCTAAGAGGGAAACATGGTCAGGACAGTCAGGGTCTCCATACAGCCACCCTGCCCACTCCTGGGCACAAATCAGTTTCCCTGGGTAGGGTCATCAGCCctgtcagattcttttttttttttttaagagttcatttatttatttgacagagagagaacacaagtaggcaaggcggcaggccgagggagagagagaagcaggctctctgctgagcaggaagattgtctggggtcttgatcccaggaccccaggatcatgacctgagccaaaggcagcctcttaacggactgagtcacctGGGAGCCCCATGTCTGTGCCTACGTATTTGAGAGCTGGGCGCAGGGAGAAATGGGGGTTGTCCAGCAGGAACGAGATGAGGTTCTGAGAAAGGGTGGACAGTGGATCCCGCCTGGAAGCTCAGCTGCTCCTGGGGCGTCACCTGAAGCAGCTTCTGCTGTAGGAGGGTGTTGTCGCGGGGACCCGTGTGGTTATTGGTCCTGGGCTTGAGGGGGCGGTAGACGCAGCACATGGTGAAGCAGATGATGTAGATCAGGTAGATGGCACCCAGCACGCAGAAGTACGGCCGCCCGTATCTCTTCCACTTGAGGCTCACCAGCTCCTTCACAGGTGTCTGGTCCAGGATCTGGCGAGCCTtcagcagaaggaaaacagagcAAGCAGCTCGGAGACCCCGACTCCACCCCACCCCGGCTCTTTCCCACCCAACGACCCATACCTCCCGCTTCTTGGTGGTGACGATAAGTTCCAGCAGGGACTGCTCGTCCCCGGAGGAGTCGATCTCCGTGAGGTCATAGAGAGTGGAGGTCAGCGGCCCGTACGTCCACTGGATGTGCTTCCGCTTCTGCATCAGGTGCTGGAACATCTGGGGGGACACGGCGGTGAGTCAGAGGGTCAGCGTGAGGAGCGGCCACGGGAACCACACCTCCCAGAGGGCTGCGGCGGGCTCCTGGGCACTGACGGGCAGTCAGCGAGCCCCACGCCTCTGCTGCGTGAACCTCCTttggcttctgcttctccctctttcccaccaACCCTCTCAAGATCGCAAAGAAGAGGACAGGCCAAGGGAACAGCACTTGGGGTCACCAGAGCAGGTATTCTAGAGTGCCCTTCTCCAGGCTCTGGATCAGGGAAGCCTGGGGCCGAGCATTTAGCCACGGAGTTGGGAGTAAGGGACTGTGCCCGGTGGGGGGCTTGGGAGGAAGGGTCTTTAGAAGGAGGCCACAGGGCCCAGGGAGCGAGCGTCCCTCACCACAGTGTTGCCCTCCACGCCGGCCAGCTTGAAGGGGGTGAGGCCCTGGTGATTGGGCACGAGGTCCAGGGACTGCAGGTGGTCCCTGCACCCATCGTAGGACAGCAGCAGGTTGTACATTTGGCAGGCAAAGGTCTTGTTGGGCTGGAGGATGAGGATGTGCAACACGGTGTTTCCTGCGGGGGACACAGGTGTCGCATGGCCATTGCACCAAAGGCCCTGGTGTTCCCCTGCTCACCCCGAGACAGGCCTGGGGGCTGTCCAggtccctgccctcccagcccccagcatcccagctcccctcctcaccccagcTCTTACCCAGGGAGTCCTGGGCCCGGATGTCGGCTCCATGCTCAATGAGCAGCCGCACGATCTCCTCACTGCCCACGCAGGCAGCAAAAGACAAAGGGTGCTCCCCTGCGGACACAGAGGGCTCCATGGCATGAGTGCCCAAAGGGATGGGCAGTGtccctgagcgactgcctccttCCCCCCACATCTGAGCTCTGGGCTTGGTGACACTTGTCAGCAGaaccagaggcagggatggagcAAGTGCCATGGGGAGAACTGGCTCTGGCCTTAAGCCCTTGTATGTCTGACCCCTTCCAGCTTTCCCCGGGGTTGGAGCCCTCCTCAGCCTCCCTCCCTTGGCTCTtgcccacctccccactcccccttcctcccagccctggccctgcTCCCACCAAAGTAGATGAGGTTGCGGGGGCTGCGGCGGAAAGCTGTGCCTGTCGCTCTTGCAGAGACGCTGGCCCCATGGGCAAGCAGGGTTCGCACCAAGTTCACGTTCTGATTCACGATGGCTATGTGCAGTGCAGTCTGACCTGGCCAGAGAGAGCTCTCAGTCATGGGGTCTGTCCCCAGGATCCTGCAGGGGTCCCCTCCCTTATCTACACCCTGTCCTCCTCATCAGGGCAGcccaaggtgtgtgtgtggggggggggagtcctTGGCCTGGCAGGGtccccagggaagccagctgctaGCTTCTCTTCCCACTCTAGCCCCCTTGCATTTCAGGGGGCTGGTGCTCTCATGTCGCACAGTGAGGACGATGAGAaaaaagggagatggagagaagcatGAAAACTAGGGGTCTCAGACTCCCTCTTCGGTTTCCCCAAATTACCCACCACAGAGACTGACTTGAAATATCCAGCAGGTCACCCCTTCCCTCCGTCCTGGGCCCCTTGACTCCTCACCCTCATACAGCTTGGATGTCATGGGCTCGAAGACCAGCTCGGGGGCGGCCTCCATCAGCACAATGGCTGCCTCCAGGTTGTCATAGAGGGCTGCTATGTGCAGTGCCGTCTCCCCCATGGCTCCTGGGATTGACAGAAGGAAGAGTCATGCGGCTTCTGCGGAGCAGGGGGATGGTGACAATAGGGACGTAGCGGCCAAGGGCAGAAGGTCTGGGCTACACCGGGAACCTCATGTGTGGGTACCGGTGCTGAAGGCTCTGCCTCTTACCTCTCTGGTGCATGTCACAGGCCTCGTACTTGAGTAGCTTGTTGAGAGCCTGCACATTGTTTTCCTTGGCCGCTAGAAGGAGAGGAGACTCCCAGATCCTATAAAGGAAAGGAATCAGAAAGGTGGCCATGATGAGCATGCCCAGTTGTGCAGCGAAGGGAGATGTCTTGGCTCCTTCACGTACAAACCATGCACCTCAGCAGTATTGACCTTGATCCAGGGAAGTGAGGCAATTGGGTGCCAAGCCCTGTCTGATTTTTTCTCTCGACTAGTTAGTTACCCTCGAAGCAACTTTCCCCCCTTTCCGTTTGTGGAGCATCAGTACTGGTTTCCTGTCCCCTGGGTGCTGGGACCAgaatgtgtgtgaatgtgttATCTGCGTATCAGGCATGGAGGGGAGGAGCTTTACTTAAGTACTCACTCGCCTCCTGACCTACTGACCTCTGGAGCAGCCCTGTTTAGCTTCACTAAGTGCCCTGTGATTATCCCCCAAGATAAGCCTTGTTTTCATGGACTAAGGGTACAAGGAATTCCTCCCTCATGTTTGGGAAGGAAGTCAACATGCAGAGGCTAGCAGATTTCCTCCAGTGGTGTGATGCTCTCCTTTCTAGACCTTCCCGGCAAAGCCACTTGTTGCCGGCGCTTTCCTCCTGACAACAGCATCCTCAGAGCTCCATCAGAAAGCAACAGTGGACCTTTTTGTTCTGACCCTTAAGTCAGAGTATACTCTCTTCCTActcctgtctgcttctcccttgtgtaaggcaaagaaaaaaaaatcatcttctcTAATCTTCTCTGACTCACCAGATCCTCTCTTGAGCTTTATTCCTACAATGAACTAAAAACCTAGATTATAATCACAATTTAGCCCAACTAAGACCAATGGGGCCCCCTTTATTCAATTTCTCTCTTGGCCCAAGGTCATGGTCTTTCCATGGGAGCTAAATGAAATAACACCATTTAGCCATCGATGGCCCACTATGGGAATGGGAGCTCACACACGGACGACTAGTGGCAGGAAATCAACTTCAAGAGCTgggatggtggtgggggaggtggcCAGGAGAGGAGGAATGAGCACAAGACTCacatctccccagatgtgggccccagctccccaccccccatgccatATGGACAGTCACCAGGTCGTGTCAATTCAACATTGAGTGCTCTGTCCCCACTCGATCCCAACCTCCTTGTCCCTGTTGACCCTCATCAATTCATGTCTTCATTCTCTATTCTGCCCCTCATGAGCAAAATATTCCAACTACAGTTTCCCTATGCACTCTTTACCCCCGATCCATCCTTACCCATGTTGCCATGGTGCCCCCTCTAAATGGCAGTACCATCATGGCTTGGAAATCTGCCTTCAACGCtcacagagaaggaacacagaggTCCTTTTTAGCCTCTGTGCACCTGCCTTtccactctctcctcccccattCACTCCTCACACCTGATGTTCTGTCCTCACTGCCCCAGAACACCCTATTCTCCTGATGCCTCTGCCACAAGCTACTTCCACCTGGAACCCAGGGCCTCCATCTCGCCGTGTTCATTGTCTGTTCTGTGACCCTAATGCCTAGGAACGTGTTTCGCATGTGATAGACGCTCTCCCACTAGCTGCAGAACGAGTGAATTTATAGCAGTGCCAGAAGGTAGTCTGGCCTTACTGGCCCTCCTTATTGTATCCATTGGCCATCCCCGAAGCCAACCTTAGGCAAACAAATAATCTAAGTAAAAACCAGTATGCTCGATATACAAACACAGCTGCAAAGCAAATTTTCTACACCCCCTTTACCACCGCCGCCGTCTTTCCGACGATTTGCCCAAAccccttctttaaaaatgttcgAGAACCAGCTCTaccccccagcacacacacacacacacacacacacacacacacacaccagggagTTTTCTGTGCTATCCTCTGGCCCTTTATTTTTGCATCTTTCACTGTGTTATGATTATACTGTCTCTTCCTCTATAATAGGGTTGCTTAAGGGCAGAAGTCAGTCTCTTTCTCATCTTTATATCCTTCCACTGCCCTCCCTCAATCAGCTTCTGCCTTTATGCTCTATTTGGACTAAAGCTAAtggcaaaattaaaaaaggatCCAAAGGGGCTTCTGACCCAAGTGCGGAATTCTACTCCCTGCTTCCTAACATACGAGTGGGGAGGCTAGTTGGTCGCCAGACTACAGACACCCCTTTTGGTCCCTACACAACTCTGAAGTCCACAAATGTCCCCCAAAGTGTCCACTGCTACGTGCTCTTTTCCTTGCTGCCCTTGGGACCTGGGGAACAAGGAGTTATTGTCCATCTGAGCTTGCCAAACAAAAATTCAGGATGCtccattaaattttaattttggttataCAAGCGATAACTGTTTAATATAACTATGTCCCATGTGATATCCGGACATACTTATAACAACAGCTTATTcatcatttatatgaaattcagatttaactccATGTCCTGTACTTTATCTGGAAACCCCAGGTAAAGTGAAGAATCACCTTATGGCCCAACCCAGCAAAGTGTGTAGAGAACTGCTCTCTTCTGGGCAGCAAACTCCAGAATCCAGCAAAAAAGGGGGCAGCGTAGAAATGGTTCTGAGGGATTGGAGCAATTACTTGCAATGGCATCAGAGGGCCACAAGGGGACAGCAGAGAAAGCCCTCTGTCACATTCTCAGCAGCCACGCTGACCCCCTCCAACACCTGACTACTCCTGGGACCCATAGAAAAAGGTCAAGAGCAGACCCAGCCAAAGACTCCCATGCCTGAGATACAAGTAGTTTCTACCATAGCAACCCAGCATAGAAGTTTAGATCTAGAGCAAAATTTATGCATCTTCAGCAGGTCTCTGCTACACACCTCCCTAGACCAAGAAGAGGAGATACTGATAAAAATATGTTCTGGTTTGAATGGTTGAATGATACTCGTTCCCTTCCAGGGGAAAATTTGACTTCATTTAGTAGAATACTTCACGTTACTGCCAGACCTCTTACTCACAAATAGTGGGTTAGAGCTGTGGCTCTCAACCAGGGCTgagcccctttccccaccccaagGAATTTGGCAaagtctagagacatttttggttgtcacaatggGCGTGGGACAGAGGGGTGCTCACGGCCTCCGGTGGGGATGCTATTAAGAAGCATCTTATGCAGGTCGGTCTCCTCTAACAGAGAATGATTCTGTCCAGCATGTCCACCCTGCCAAGGTAGGGAAACTCTGAGCTACAGGTAGAATTACTCATAAACCATCTGGGGATTCTTCACATTAAAAGGAACGAGAAATTCTCTATGTGTGTTTTCTtacaaatcattaaatatttaactaagagagaaacaaaaagggaaagCCTTTTGAGCTCTCTACGGATTGAGTAGCAAAAGGAAATTACAGAGGAAATCTGAAATTAGAGCAGTGTGGAAGCTGTTTTCAGGAAGTAGAATGTTTTAATTTTGCCTGACCATTAATTATCAAATTGAACGGTTTAGTTTAATGTTAGACTGGTGAAAATTGTACTGCAAAcccttacccatttttttttccagaacacaAATCTCTGATCCTCCCCCCTGAAGTTTCCTCTGGGCCACGAgtgtctctcctttcctctctccctgttcccTGCACTCCgtcccctcttctcctcctcctccttacggATGTGTACACGGATGTGTACATGTCT includes:
- the TRPV6 gene encoding transient receptor potential cation channel subfamily V member 6 isoform X3 encodes the protein MGLPLPKEKGLILCLWRKFCRWFQRQESWAQSRDEQNLQQQKRIWESPLLLAAKENNVQALNKLLKYEACDMHQRGAMGETALHIAALYDNLEAAIVLMEAAPELVFEPMTSKLYEGQTALHIAIVNQNVNLVRTLLAHGASVSARATGTAFRRSPRNLIYFGEHPLSFAACVGSEEIVRLLIEHGADIRAQDSLGNTVLHILILQPNKTFACQMYNLLLSYDGCRDHLQSLDLVPNHQGLTPFKLAGVEGNTVMFQHLMQKRKHIQWTYGPLTSTLYDLTEIDSSGDEQSLLELIVTTKKREARQILDQTPVKELVSLKWKRYGRPYFCVLGAIYLIYIICFTMCCVYRPLKPRTNNHTGPRDNTLLQQKLLQEAYVTPEDDIRLVGELVTVIGAVIILLAEIPDIFRVGVTRFFGQTILGGPFHVLIITYACMVLVTMVMRLMNANGEVVPMSFALVLGWCNVMYFARGFQMLGPFTIMIQKMIFGDLMRFCWLMAVVILGFASAFYIIFQTEDPDELGHFYDYPMALFSTFELFLTVIDGPANYDVDLPFMYSITYAAFAIIATLLMLNLLIAMMGDTHWRVAHERDELWRAQVVATTVMLERKLPRCLWPRSGICGREYGLGDRWFLRVEDRQDLNRQRVRRYAQAFHTQGSDDLDKGSEKLQLGHPFGPHLSLSTPSVSRSTSRSSTNWERLRQGTLRRELRGLTNGALEDGDGWEYQI
- the TRPV6 gene encoding transient receptor potential cation channel subfamily V member 6 isoform X4 codes for the protein MRTALHIAIVNQNVNLVRTLLAHGASVSARATGTAFRRSPRNLIYFGEHPLSFAACVGSEEIVRLLIEHGADIRAQDSLGNTVLHILILQPNKTFACQMYNLLLSYDGCRDHLQSLDLVPNHQGLTPFKLAGVEGNTVMFQHLMQKRKHIQWTYGPLTSTLYDLTEIDSSGDEQSLLELIVTTKKREARQILDQTPVKELVSLKWKRYGRPYFCVLGAIYLIYIICFTMCCVYRPLKPRTNNHTGPRDNTLLQQKLLQEAYVTPEDDIRLVGELVTVIGAVIILLAEIPDIFRVGVTRFFGQTILGGPFHVLIITYACMVLVTMVMRLMNANGEVVPMSFALVLGWCNVMYFARGFQMLGPFTIMIQKMIFGDLMRFCWLMAVVILGFASAFYIIFQTEDPDELGHFYDYPMALFSTFELFLTVIDGPANYDVDLPFMYSITYAAFAIIATLLMLNLLIAMMGDTHWRVAHERDELWRAQVVATTVMLERKLPRCLWPRSGICGREYGLGDRWFLRVEDRQDLNRQRVRRYAQAFHTQGSDDLDKGSEKLQLGHPFGPHLSLSTPSVSRSTSRSSTNWERLRQGTLRRELRGLTNGALEDGDGWEYQI
- the TRPV6 gene encoding transient receptor potential cation channel subfamily V member 6 isoform X1; this translates as MGLPLPKEKGLILCLWRKFCRWFQRQESWAQSRDEQNLQQQKRIWESPLLLAAKENNVQALNKLLKYEACDMHQRGAMGETALHIAALYDNLEAAIVLMEAAPELVFEPMTSKLYEDCTAHSHRESERELGANPACPWGQRLCKSDRHSFPPQPPQPHLLWWEQGQGWEEGGVGRWARAKGGRLRRAPTPGKAGRGQTYKGLRPEPVLPMALAPSLPLVLLTSVTKPRAQMWGEGGSRSGTLPIPLGTHAMEPSVSAGEHPLSFAACVGSEEIVRLLIEHGADIRAQDSLGNTVLHILILQPNKTFACQMYNLLLSYDGCRDHLQSLDLVPNHQGLTPFKLAGVEGNTVMFQHLMQKRKHIQWTYGPLTSTLYDLTEIDSSGDEQSLLELIVTTKKREARQILDQTPVKELVSLKWKRYGRPYFCVLGAIYLIYIICFTMCCVYRPLKPRTNNHTGPRDNTLLQQKLLQEAYVTPEDDIRLVGELVTVIGAVIILLAEIPDIFRVGVTRFFGQTILGGPFHVLIITYACMVLVTMVMRLMNANGEVVPMSFALVLGWCNVMYFARGFQMLGPFTIMIQKMIFGDLMRFCWLMAVVILGFASAFYIIFQTEDPDELGHFYDYPMALFSTFELFLTVIDGPANYDVDLPFMYSITYAAFAIIATLLMLNLLIAMMGDTHWRVAHERDELWRAQVVATTVMLERKLPRCLWPRSGICGREYGLGDRWFLRVEDRQDLNRQRVRRYAQAFHTQGSDDLDKGSEKLQLGHPFGPHLSLSTPSVSRSTSRSSTNWERLRQGTLRRELRGLTNGALEDGDGWEYQI
- the TRPV6 gene encoding transient receptor potential cation channel subfamily V member 6 isoform X2 codes for the protein MGLPLPKEKGLILCLWRKFCRWFQRQESWAQSRDEQNLQQQKRIWESPLLLAAKENNVQALNKLLKYEACDMHQRGAMGETALHIAALYDNLEAAIVLMEAAPELVFEPMTSKLYEGEESRGPGRREGVTCWIFQVSLCGQTALHIAIVNQNVNLVRTLLAHGASVSARATGTAFRRSPRNLIYFGEHPLSFAACVGSEEIVRLLIEHGADIRAQDSLGNTVLHILILQPNKTFACQMYNLLLSYDGCRDHLQSLDLVPNHQGLTPFKLAGVEGNTVMFQHLMQKRKHIQWTYGPLTSTLYDLTEIDSSGDEQSLLELIVTTKKREARQILDQTPVKELVSLKWKRYGRPYFCVLGAIYLIYIICFTMCCVYRPLKPRTNNHTGPRDNTLLQQKLLQEAYVTPEDDIRLVGELVTVIGAVIILLAEIPDIFRVGVTRFFGQTILGGPFHVLIITYACMVLVTMVMRLMNANGEVVPMSFALVLGWCNVMYFARGFQMLGPFTIMIQKMIFGDLMRFCWLMAVVILGFASAFYIIFQTEDPDELGHFYDYPMALFSTFELFLTVIDGPANYDVDLPFMYSITYAAFAIIATLLMLNLLIAMMGDTHWRVAHERDELWRAQVVATTVMLERKLPRCLWPRSGICGREYGLGDRWFLRVEDRQDLNRQRVRRYAQAFHTQGSDDLDKGSEKLQLGHPFGPHLSLSTPSVSRSTSRSSTNWERLRQGTLRRELRGLTNGALEDGDGWEYQI